From Myxococcus stipitatus, one genomic window encodes:
- the glmU gene encoding bifunctional UDP-N-acetylglucosamine diphosphorylase/glucosamine-1-phosphate N-acetyltransferase GlmU: MLRRMTALSAVVLCAGKGTRMKSEKAKVLHAILGKPLCAYPLKRALELGASHVVPVVGHQAESVEKSIRAHFPDAPLRFALQKEQRGTADAVRSAEEALKGFSGRVLILYGDVPLLRRETLEALLAAHDRAGGKLALVSTVLEDPTGYGRILREGGRVVRVVEQKDATAEQRAIRECNAGIYSVDADFLWMALAEIKPNNAQGEFYLTDLVELASREGPVGTVEADATETAGVNDRVELAARAKVLQRRINQAHMRAGVTLADPDTTFIDEDVVIGADTEVGPGVVLAAGTVVGRDVVIGPGCVVTASTVADGTTLKSYSVLEEARVGERNVIGPFSRLRPGTELAEDVHLGNFVETKKARIGKGSKANHLTYLGDAKVGAGCNIGAGTITCNYDGVNKSVTELGDGVFIGSDTQLVAPVTVGDGAYVGAGTTVTKNVPPGSLAVSRAPQVTKEGWVAAKKARRAAKGG, from the coding sequence ATCCTCCGCCGCATGACAGCTCTGTCGGCGGTGGTGCTGTGTGCGGGCAAGGGCACGCGGATGAAGTCGGAGAAGGCGAAGGTCCTTCACGCGATTCTCGGCAAGCCCCTGTGTGCGTATCCCTTGAAGCGAGCCCTGGAGCTCGGCGCCTCCCACGTGGTGCCGGTGGTGGGGCATCAGGCTGAGAGTGTCGAGAAGTCGATCCGGGCGCACTTCCCCGACGCGCCCCTGCGCTTCGCCCTCCAGAAGGAGCAGCGCGGGACGGCGGACGCGGTGCGCTCCGCGGAGGAGGCGCTGAAGGGGTTCTCCGGGCGGGTGCTCATCCTCTACGGCGACGTGCCGCTGTTGCGCCGCGAGACGCTGGAGGCGCTCCTGGCCGCGCACGACCGGGCCGGCGGCAAGCTGGCGCTGGTGTCCACGGTGCTCGAGGACCCCACCGGCTACGGCCGCATCCTGCGCGAGGGCGGCCGGGTGGTGCGGGTGGTGGAGCAGAAGGACGCCACGGCCGAGCAGCGCGCCATCCGCGAGTGCAACGCGGGCATCTACTCCGTCGACGCGGACTTCCTGTGGATGGCCCTGGCGGAGATAAAACCGAACAACGCGCAGGGCGAGTTCTACCTCACGGACCTGGTGGAGCTGGCCTCCCGGGAGGGGCCGGTGGGGACGGTGGAGGCGGACGCCACGGAGACGGCGGGGGTGAACGACCGCGTGGAGCTGGCCGCCCGGGCGAAGGTGCTCCAGCGGCGCATCAACCAGGCGCACATGCGCGCGGGCGTGACGCTGGCGGACCCGGATACGACCTTCATCGACGAGGACGTGGTGATTGGCGCCGACACGGAGGTGGGCCCCGGGGTGGTGCTGGCGGCCGGCACCGTGGTGGGCCGCGACGTCGTCATCGGGCCGGGCTGCGTGGTGACGGCCTCCACGGTGGCGGACGGCACGACACTCAAGTCCTACTCCGTGCTGGAGGAGGCGCGGGTGGGCGAGCGGAACGTCATTGGCCCGTTCTCCCGCCTGCGGCCGGGGACGGAGCTGGCAGAGGACGTGCATCTGGGCAACTTCGTGGAGACGAAGAAGGCGCGCATCGGCAAGGGGTCCAAGGCCAACCACCTGACTTATCTGGGGGACGCGAAGGTGGGCGCTGGCTGCAACATCGGCGCGGGCACCATCACCTGTAACTATGACGGGGTGAACAAGAGCGTGACGGAGCTGGGGGACGGGGTCTTCATCGGCTCCGACACCCAGCTGGTGGCGCCGGTGACGGTGGGAGATGGCGCGTACGTGGGCGCGGGGACGACGGTGACGAAGAACGTGCCGCCGGGGAGCCTCGCTGTGTCACGCGCGCCACAGGTGACGAAGGAGGGCTGGGTGGCGGCGAAGAAGGCCCGCCGCGCGGCCAAGGGCGGTTGA
- the glmS gene encoding glutamine--fructose-6-phosphate transaminase (isomerizing): MCGIVGYVGDKESAPILVSGLKKLEYRGYDSAGVAVVSRNQLNVVRATGKLRNLENRVVADQPQGTIGIGHTRWATHGRPSDENAHPHTYKNVAVVHNGIIENHLALKEQLRAKGHVFSSETDTEVFAHLISDELEQGKELPDAVRGAIEQVKGTYALAVVTASDPSRIVCTKNASPMVLGLGEGQNFIASDVPAVLEHTRDFVYMEEGDLAIVSASRVDIYNRQGQQVNRPTRRIDWTPMMAEKGGHKHFMHKEIWEQPRAVADTLRGRMLLTEGDVHFEGWNLTPEKVRSLSKVTILACGTSWHSGVAGKHMIETLARLPVEVELASEFRYRDPIVDASQLAIAISQSGETADTLAAFKEAKARGATAMAICNVIGSAMTREAEFSVLTNAGPEIGVASTKAFTTQLVALYLLAVKLGRMRGTLSVKAAQEHLTHLTEIPKMIEDVLKCEPSVKRVAREFMNAQDFLFLGRGPMHPVALEGALKLKEISYIHAEGYAGGEMKHGPIALIDEKMPVVVIAPKQPHVAYEKIIGNIEEVRARGGKVIAVIDEDDNQVGGLADHVIRIPAACALLAPVVATIPLQLLAYHVAEMRGNDVDQPRNLAKSVTVE; this comes from the coding sequence ATGTGCGGGATCGTTGGTTACGTCGGTGACAAGGAGTCTGCTCCCATCCTCGTTTCGGGCCTGAAGAAGCTCGAGTACCGGGGGTACGACTCGGCGGGTGTGGCGGTGGTGAGTCGCAACCAGCTCAACGTGGTGCGCGCGACGGGCAAGCTGCGCAACCTGGAGAACCGGGTGGTGGCGGACCAGCCGCAGGGGACCATCGGCATCGGCCACACGCGCTGGGCGACGCACGGGCGTCCGTCCGACGAGAACGCGCACCCGCACACGTACAAGAACGTCGCGGTGGTGCACAACGGCATCATCGAGAACCACCTGGCGCTCAAGGAGCAGCTGCGCGCCAAGGGGCATGTCTTCTCGTCGGAGACGGACACGGAGGTGTTCGCGCACCTCATCTCGGACGAGCTGGAGCAGGGCAAGGAGCTGCCGGACGCGGTGCGCGGCGCCATCGAGCAGGTGAAGGGCACGTACGCGCTGGCGGTGGTGACGGCGTCGGACCCCAGCCGCATCGTGTGCACGAAGAACGCGTCGCCCATGGTGCTGGGCCTGGGTGAAGGGCAGAACTTCATCGCCAGCGACGTGCCGGCGGTGTTGGAGCACACGCGCGACTTCGTCTACATGGAGGAGGGCGACCTGGCCATCGTCAGCGCCTCCCGCGTGGACATCTACAACCGCCAGGGCCAGCAGGTGAACCGGCCCACGCGCCGCATCGACTGGACGCCGATGATGGCGGAGAAGGGCGGCCACAAGCACTTCATGCACAAGGAGATCTGGGAGCAGCCCCGCGCGGTCGCGGACACGCTGCGCGGCCGGATGCTCCTGACCGAGGGCGACGTCCACTTCGAGGGCTGGAACCTGACGCCGGAGAAGGTGCGGTCGCTGAGCAAGGTCACCATCCTCGCGTGCGGCACGTCGTGGCACTCGGGCGTCGCCGGCAAGCACATGATCGAAACGCTGGCACGGCTGCCGGTGGAGGTGGAGCTGGCGAGCGAGTTCCGCTACCGCGACCCCATCGTGGACGCGTCGCAGCTGGCCATCGCCATCAGCCAGTCCGGCGAGACGGCGGACACGCTGGCGGCGTTCAAGGAGGCCAAGGCGCGCGGGGCCACGGCGATGGCCATCTGCAACGTCATTGGCAGCGCGATGACGCGCGAGGCGGAGTTCTCCGTCCTGACGAACGCCGGCCCGGAGATTGGCGTGGCGTCCACCAAGGCGTTCACCACGCAGCTGGTCGCGCTGTACCTGCTGGCGGTCAAGCTGGGCCGCATGCGCGGCACCCTCTCCGTGAAGGCGGCGCAGGAGCACCTGACGCACCTGACGGAGATTCCGAAGATGATCGAGGACGTGCTCAAGTGCGAGCCGTCCGTCAAGCGCGTGGCGCGTGAGTTCATGAACGCGCAGGACTTTCTCTTCCTGGGCCGTGGCCCCATGCACCCGGTGGCGCTCGAGGGCGCGCTGAAGCTGAAGGAGATCTCGTACATCCACGCGGAGGGCTACGCGGGCGGCGAGATGAAGCACGGCCCCATCGCGCTCATCGACGAGAAGATGCCCGTCGTGGTCATCGCGCCGAAGCAGCCGCACGTGGCCTACGAGAAGATCATCGGCAACATCGAGGAGGTCCGCGCGCGCGGCGGCAAGGTCATCGCCGTCATCGACGAGGACGACAACCAGGTGGGCGGGCTGGCCGACCACGTCATCCGGATTCCGGCCGCGTGCGCGCTGCTGGCGCCGGTGGTGGCCACCATCCCGCTCCAGCTGCTCGCCTACCACGTGGCGGAGATGCGCGGGAACGACGTGGACCAGCCGCGCAACCTCGCCAAGAGCGTGACGGTGGAGTAG
- the recA gene encoding recombinase RecA, translating to MAVNQEKEKAIELAMSAVERQFGKGSIMRLGNDEPLMRDVQAISTGSISLDIALGVGGVPKGRIIEIFGPESSGKTTLCLHIVAEAQKRGGICGYVDAEHALDVGYARKLGVRTDDLLLSQPDTGEQALEIAEMLVRSGAIDVLVVDSVAALVPKAELEGEMGDAHMGVQARLMSQALRKLTGTIAKSQTCVIFINQIRMKIGVMFGNPETTTGGNALKFYASQRLDIRRIGAIKNGENVVGSRTRVKVVKNKVAPPFKEVEFDIMYGTGISREGDLIDLASNDNIVEKSGSWFSFNGERIGQGRENAKDYLKEHPEVSKEIEARVLEKYGITKGAAAAAPAAEEAAAEGASEKRQRVKAVK from the coding sequence ATGGCCGTGAATCAGGAGAAGGAAAAGGCGATCGAGCTGGCGATGTCCGCGGTGGAGCGCCAGTTCGGCAAGGGGTCCATCATGCGGCTCGGCAACGACGAGCCGCTGATGCGGGACGTTCAGGCCATTTCGACGGGGTCCATCTCGCTGGACATCGCGCTGGGCGTGGGTGGCGTTCCCAAGGGCCGCATCATCGAAATCTTCGGGCCGGAGTCCTCCGGCAAGACGACGCTGTGCCTCCACATCGTCGCGGAGGCGCAGAAGCGCGGCGGCATCTGCGGGTACGTGGACGCCGAGCACGCGCTGGACGTGGGCTACGCGCGCAAGCTGGGCGTGCGCACCGACGACCTGCTCCTGAGCCAGCCGGACACCGGTGAGCAGGCGCTGGAGATCGCGGAGATGCTGGTGCGCTCGGGCGCCATCGACGTGCTGGTGGTGGACTCCGTGGCGGCCCTCGTCCCCAAGGCGGAGCTCGAGGGTGAGATGGGCGACGCCCACATGGGCGTGCAGGCCCGCCTGATGAGCCAGGCGCTGCGCAAGCTGACGGGCACCATCGCCAAGAGCCAGACGTGCGTCATCTTCATCAACCAGATCCGCATGAAGATCGGCGTGATGTTCGGCAACCCGGAGACGACGACGGGCGGCAACGCGCTGAAGTTCTACGCGTCCCAGCGTCTGGACATCCGCCGCATCGGCGCCATCAAGAACGGCGAGAACGTGGTGGGCAGCCGCACCCGCGTGAAGGTGGTGAAGAACAAGGTCGCGCCTCCCTTCAAGGAGGTGGAGTTCGACATCATGTACGGCACGGGCATCTCCCGTGAGGGCGACCTCATCGACCTGGCCTCCAACGACAACATCGTGGAGAAGAGCGGCAGCTGGTTCTCCTTCAACGGGGAGCGCATCGGCCAGGGCCGGGAGAACGCCAAGGACTACCTCAAGGAGCACCCGGAGGTGTCCAAGGAGATCGAAGCGCGCGTGCTGGAGAAGTACGGCATCACCAAGGGCGCGGCCGCCGCGGCGCCCGCCGCCGAGGAGGCCGCCGCCGAGGGCGCGAGCGAGAAGCGCCAGCGCGTGAAGGCCGTGAAGTAG
- a CDS encoding alkaline phosphatase D family protein: MFDTQTRRTFLQAVVAVAASTAFGCSDDDTPSDGSKYFPQSVASGDPRPDSVVLWVRAVDPDNASANAPLRLEVSTSAEFTSLVLDRGFTALAENDHALKVKVTNLSPRTTYYYRFTFEVGGTKYTTATGRTRTAPAAGDDVAVRFAFASCQDYIGRYYNAWQRLLQLDEDLDFVVFLGDYVYETTGDASFQSANSQRTVVFSEPEKALRQGEGLSAFFAANSLSNYRDLYKTVRSDKLMQQVHERYPFIVTWDDHEFSDDAWGANATYLDGRAQELQLERKQNAERAFFEYIPLDNTGADEGAIDVGAAPVFPDTRIYRDFEFGKNLKLLVTDYRTYRPDHLIPEDAYPGTVVLPEAVLAQVGALPAFQSATFAYVDIDAAAFAAQKAALQGAYVQGAMAAGLTQEEATQKAGLWVKGPQALFYVNQVLDAVNKARVAAGAQPIPTFGLEGTSRGVAYAHMGKGALFNIQGSRYIVVKPVFDLYAQIRYGLTNGTSEDALGEAQQTWLQTQLRSTNTWKIVVSSVSLSSMVFDLSQKTDVPDETLRQAFYFSVDQWDGFPTKKKELLGYIRSNDIKNAMFISGDIHASFASVESPAAQVPGVPTLTAPAITSGSIKELAGMALLGAGYAQGSAVYKYIVTQLNESLMAANPGMRYANGDAHGFVVVELKGAQAQASFHLIPSSEVGKDYTKRAPEELASRFTRVDFRIAEEDITRI; encoded by the coding sequence TTGTTCGACACACAGACTCGCCGCACCTTCCTGCAGGCCGTGGTGGCCGTCGCGGCCAGCACCGCGTTCGGGTGCTCCGACGACGACACGCCGTCCGACGGCTCGAAGTACTTCCCTCAGTCGGTGGCGTCGGGGGATCCGCGTCCGGACAGCGTGGTGCTGTGGGTGCGCGCGGTGGACCCGGACAACGCGAGCGCCAACGCCCCCCTGCGGTTGGAGGTGTCCACCAGCGCGGAGTTCACCAGCCTGGTGCTGGACCGCGGCTTCACGGCGCTGGCGGAGAACGACCATGCGCTGAAGGTGAAGGTGACGAACCTGTCGCCGCGCACCACGTACTACTACCGCTTCACCTTCGAGGTGGGCGGCACGAAGTACACCACGGCCACGGGCCGCACCCGCACGGCGCCGGCCGCGGGTGACGACGTGGCGGTGCGCTTCGCGTTCGCCAGCTGCCAGGACTACATCGGCCGCTACTACAACGCCTGGCAGCGGCTGCTGCAGCTCGACGAGGACCTGGACTTCGTCGTGTTCCTCGGCGACTACGTGTACGAGACGACGGGCGACGCGTCCTTCCAGTCCGCCAACAGCCAGCGCACGGTGGTGTTCAGCGAGCCGGAGAAGGCGCTGCGGCAGGGCGAGGGCCTGTCGGCGTTCTTCGCGGCCAACTCCCTGTCCAACTACCGCGACCTGTACAAGACGGTGCGTTCGGACAAGCTCATGCAGCAGGTGCACGAGCGCTACCCGTTCATCGTCACCTGGGACGACCACGAGTTCTCCGACGACGCGTGGGGCGCCAACGCCACGTACCTGGATGGCCGCGCGCAGGAGCTGCAGCTCGAGCGCAAGCAGAACGCGGAGCGCGCCTTCTTCGAATACATCCCCCTGGACAACACCGGCGCGGACGAGGGCGCCATCGACGTGGGCGCGGCGCCGGTGTTCCCGGACACGCGCATCTACCGCGACTTCGAGTTCGGCAAGAACCTGAAGCTGCTGGTGACCGACTACCGCACGTACCGTCCGGACCACCTCATCCCCGAGGACGCGTACCCGGGCACGGTGGTGCTGCCGGAGGCGGTGCTGGCGCAGGTGGGGGCGCTGCCGGCGTTCCAGTCCGCCACGTTCGCCTACGTGGACATCGACGCGGCGGCGTTCGCCGCGCAGAAGGCGGCGCTGCAGGGCGCGTACGTGCAGGGCGCCATGGCCGCGGGCCTCACGCAGGAGGAGGCCACGCAGAAGGCGGGGCTCTGGGTGAAGGGGCCGCAGGCGCTCTTCTACGTCAACCAGGTGCTGGACGCGGTCAACAAGGCGCGCGTCGCCGCGGGCGCGCAGCCGATTCCGACGTTCGGCCTGGAGGGCACGTCGCGGGGCGTGGCCTACGCGCACATGGGCAAGGGCGCCCTCTTCAACATCCAGGGCTCGCGCTACATCGTCGTGAAGCCGGTCTTCGACCTGTACGCGCAGATCCGCTACGGGCTGACGAACGGGACGAGCGAGGACGCGCTGGGCGAGGCGCAGCAGACGTGGCTGCAGACGCAGCTGCGGTCGACGAACACGTGGAAGATCGTCGTCAGCTCCGTGTCGCTGTCGTCCATGGTGTTCGACCTGTCGCAGAAGACGGACGTCCCGGACGAGACGCTGCGCCAGGCCTTCTACTTCAGCGTGGACCAGTGGGACGGGTTCCCCACGAAGAAGAAGGAGCTGCTGGGCTACATCCGCTCCAACGACATCAAGAACGCGATGTTCATCTCCGGTGACATCCACGCGTCCTTCGCGTCCGTGGAGTCGCCCGCCGCGCAGGTGCCGGGCGTGCCCACGCTGACGGCGCCGGCCATCACCTCCGGCTCCATCAAGGAGCTGGCGGGCATGGCGCTGCTGGGCGCCGGCTACGCGCAGGGCAGCGCGGTGTACAAGTACATCGTCACGCAGCTCAACGAGTCGCTCATGGCCGCCAACCCCGGCATGCGCTACGCCAACGGCGACGCGCACGGCTTCGTGGTGGTGGAGCTCAAGGGCGCCCAGGCGCAGGCGTCCTTCCACCTCATCCCCAGCTCGGAGGTGGGCAAGGACTACACCAAGCGCGCCCCCGAGGAGCTCGCGTCCAGGTTCACGCGCGTGGACTTCCGCATCGCCGAAGAGGACATCACCCGCATCTAG
- a CDS encoding GNAT family N-acetyltransferase — MRTLDLRLVPARVEHVDFWMTLRAEPAARRFVDTEDDSRESLVRRVLETGPVGAPRAKGFRWFVEYDGALVGTVSARDVSREHGRAQVGYMMSQAHHGRGLGTRAVAMMLEEVFQLPFLQRLWLTTLSENLASQGVARKVGFTLEGTLRGHCMLHGERKDQQFWGLSRREWEARRSG, encoded by the coding sequence ATGAGGACCCTCGACCTCCGGCTCGTCCCCGCGCGCGTGGAGCATGTGGACTTCTGGATGACGCTGCGCGCGGAGCCCGCGGCCCGGCGCTTCGTGGATACGGAGGACGATTCGCGCGAGTCGCTGGTGCGGCGCGTGCTGGAGACCGGGCCGGTGGGGGCGCCCCGGGCGAAGGGCTTCCGCTGGTTCGTCGAGTACGACGGCGCGCTGGTGGGCACGGTGTCCGCGCGGGACGTGTCGCGCGAGCATGGCCGGGCGCAGGTGGGCTACATGATGTCCCAGGCGCACCACGGGCGGGGGCTGGGCACGCGCGCGGTGGCGATGATGCTGGAGGAGGTCTTCCAGCTCCCCTTCCTCCAGCGGCTGTGGCTGACGACGCTGTCGGAGAACCTGGCCTCGCAGGGCGTGGCGCGCAAGGTGGGCTTCACCCTGGAGGGCACGTTGCGCGGCCATTGCATGCTCCACGGCGAGCGCAAGGACCAGCAATTCTGGGGCCTGTCGCGCCGGGAGTGGGAGGCGCGGCGGAGCGGGTGA
- a CDS encoding Tex family protein, giving the protein MHPYAAELSQELGLRPEQVDRVLALNAEGATVPFIARYRKEATGGLDEVQIQTILDRATEREELDARRETILRSIEEQGKLTPALEKALKAARTRTELEDLYLPYRPKRRTRAAIARERGLEPLADLLWKQEGRKGEDRDAKVRPFVSAEKEVPDLEAALAGARDICAERVAEDAGLRREAREVCATRGALRSDVVPAKKGEPTKFENYYGHEEPLSQAPSHRVLALLRGEEEGVLKVKLAMPDDEVKALLAARVVTRPQSLFAQELRAAVEDGWERLMGPSLESELRAELKERADRGAIGVFGENLRHLLLAPPAGARAVLALDPGLRTGIKLAMLDTTGTVVETLTLYSERSADERARAAKLLSAVVQKHKPELIAVGNGTGSREAEGFVRDTLKALGSQVPVVSVSEQGASVYSASEVARDEFPEMDVSLRGAVSIGRRLQDPLAELVKIDPKSIGVGQYQHDVDQGLLKKKLGEVVDSCVNAVGVDVNTASPQLLEHVSGVGPSLAKKLVAHRASKGRFTTRRELLKVSGLGPKTFEQAAGFLRVHGPHPLDASAVHPERYDVVERMAKDLGVEVGALVGNRGLVRRIDPKRYLGPDLGELTLKDILSELEKPSRDPRGDFTAPVMRDDLRTLEDVKEGMVLQGVVTNVTAFGAFVDVGVHQDGLVHVSQLSTKFVKDPSEVVKVGDRLSVRVLSVDLARKRLALSVRAVQEGSAAQPSGRPAVGGATGAGRMTDRGGTGARPQGGGAGGRGGAGPRPTGSGAGASSSGPRSSSGGSSSSGSGDKKGAEPFNNPFRNLKR; this is encoded by the coding sequence ATGCACCCCTACGCCGCTGAGTTGTCTCAGGAGCTGGGCCTCCGGCCCGAGCAGGTGGACCGCGTCCTCGCGCTGAACGCCGAGGGGGCCACCGTCCCCTTCATCGCGCGCTACCGCAAGGAGGCCACTGGAGGGCTGGACGAGGTCCAGATTCAAACCATCCTCGACCGCGCCACGGAGCGCGAGGAGCTGGACGCGCGCCGGGAGACGATTCTTCGCTCCATCGAGGAGCAGGGGAAGCTGACCCCGGCGCTGGAGAAGGCGCTGAAGGCGGCCCGCACGCGCACGGAGCTGGAGGACCTGTACCTGCCGTACCGGCCCAAGCGGCGCACGCGCGCGGCCATCGCCCGGGAGCGCGGGCTGGAGCCGCTGGCGGACCTGCTGTGGAAGCAGGAGGGACGCAAGGGCGAGGACCGCGACGCGAAGGTGCGCCCGTTCGTCAGCGCGGAGAAGGAGGTGCCCGACCTGGAGGCGGCGCTGGCAGGCGCGCGCGACATCTGCGCGGAGCGCGTGGCCGAGGACGCGGGGCTGCGCCGCGAGGCGCGCGAGGTGTGCGCGACGCGGGGCGCGCTGCGCTCGGACGTGGTGCCGGCGAAGAAGGGCGAGCCCACCAAGTTCGAGAACTACTACGGCCACGAGGAGCCCCTGTCCCAGGCGCCGTCCCACCGCGTGCTGGCGCTGTTGCGCGGCGAGGAGGAGGGCGTGCTGAAGGTGAAGCTCGCCATGCCGGACGACGAGGTGAAGGCGCTGCTCGCCGCGCGCGTGGTGACCCGGCCCCAGTCGCTGTTCGCCCAGGAGCTGCGCGCGGCGGTGGAGGATGGCTGGGAGCGGCTGATGGGGCCGTCGCTGGAGTCGGAGCTGCGCGCGGAGCTGAAGGAGCGCGCGGACAGGGGCGCCATCGGCGTCTTCGGTGAGAACCTGCGCCACCTGCTGCTCGCGCCGCCGGCGGGGGCCCGCGCGGTGCTCGCGCTGGACCCGGGGCTGCGCACGGGCATCAAGCTGGCGATGCTCGACACCACGGGCACGGTGGTGGAGACGCTGACGCTCTACTCGGAGCGGAGCGCGGACGAGCGGGCGCGGGCGGCGAAGCTGTTGTCCGCGGTGGTGCAGAAGCACAAGCCGGAGCTCATCGCGGTGGGCAACGGCACGGGCAGCCGCGAGGCGGAAGGCTTCGTGCGCGACACGCTCAAGGCCCTGGGCTCGCAGGTGCCCGTGGTGTCGGTGAGCGAGCAGGGCGCGTCGGTGTACTCGGCGTCCGAGGTCGCGCGCGACGAGTTCCCGGAGATGGACGTGAGCCTGCGCGGCGCGGTGTCGATTGGCCGCCGGCTCCAGGACCCGCTGGCGGAGCTGGTGAAGATCGACCCCAAGAGCATCGGCGTGGGGCAGTACCAGCACGACGTGGACCAGGGGCTGCTCAAGAAGAAGCTGGGCGAGGTGGTGGACAGCTGCGTGAACGCGGTGGGCGTGGACGTGAACACCGCGTCGCCGCAGCTGTTGGAGCACGTCTCCGGCGTGGGGCCGTCCCTGGCGAAGAAGCTGGTGGCGCACCGCGCGTCGAAGGGGCGCTTCACCACGCGCCGCGAGCTGTTGAAGGTCAGCGGCCTGGGGCCCAAGACGTTCGAGCAGGCGGCGGGCTTCCTGCGCGTGCACGGCCCGCATCCGCTGGACGCGAGCGCGGTGCACCCGGAGCGCTACGACGTCGTGGAGCGCATGGCGAAGGACCTGGGCGTGGAGGTGGGGGCGCTGGTGGGCAACCGCGGGCTGGTGCGCCGCATCGACCCGAAGCGCTACCTGGGGCCGGACCTGGGCGAGCTGACGCTGAAGGACATCCTCTCGGAGCTGGAGAAGCCCAGCCGCGACCCGCGCGGCGACTTCACGGCGCCGGTGATGCGCGATGACCTGCGCACGCTGGAGGACGTGAAGGAGGGCATGGTGCTCCAGGGCGTGGTGACCAACGTCACCGCGTTCGGCGCGTTCGTGGACGTGGGCGTGCACCAGGACGGCCTCGTCCACGTGTCACAGCTGTCCACGAAGTTCGTGAAGGACCCGTCCGAGGTGGTGAAGGTCGGGGACCGGCTCTCCGTCCGCGTGCTGAGCGTGGACCTGGCGCGCAAGCGGCTGGCGTTGTCCGTGCGCGCGGTGCAGGAGGGCTCGGCGGCGCAGCCCTCGGGACGTCCGGCCGTGGGCGGCGCGACGGGCGCGGGCCGCATGACGGACCGGGGTGGCACGGGCGCGCGTCCCCAGGGCGGCGGCGCGGGTGGACGCGGAGGCGCGGGGCCGCGTCCCACGGGCTCGGGCGCTGGCGCGTCCTCGAGCGGACCGCGCTCGTCGTCCGGTGGCTCCAGTTCCTCCGGCTCGGGTGACAAGAAGGGCGCGGAGCCCTTCAACAACCCGTTCCGCAACCTGAAGCGCTGA